The Myxococcales bacterium nucleotide sequence CCGGGTCGAGGTCGAGGCCCGCACCGACGACGGCACCCGGGTCGCCGGGCTGCTCGGCGGCGGCGCCGATCGGGTCGAGCTGTCGGGCGTCGGCGATCGCCCGGTGCGGCTGGCGCTCACCGCCCTCGACTGCCCGCGCGCCGCGCTGGCGGATCCGGTGATCACGGTGCCGGGTGCGCCCGCGACGGTGCCGACCCCAGGGCCGCCGGCCCGCTACGTCGTCCTGTGGATCATGGACGCGCTCCGCGCCGATCGCGTCCGGACGTTCACGCCCGGCGCCCGCGCCGAGGTGCCGAACTTCGACACCCTCGCCCAGACCGGCGCGGTGTTCCGGCAGTACTACGTCCACGGCAACGAGTCGCAGACCTCCCACGCCAGCCTGTGGACCGGCACCTATCCGGCGATCCACAACGTCCGCCAGGCCGGCGTCGGCGGCAGCTGGCGGATCCCGCGCCGGCTGGCGGTGCTGGGCGAGCTGGTCGCGGCCGCGGGCCTGCAGCCGATCGCGGTCACCGGCAACGGCTTCGTGACCGACAGCGGCGGCTACGGCCGCGGCTTCGTCGAGTTCCGCAACATGATGCGGGAGAAGGGCGTCATCAACGGGTACCTGCCCGGGCGCCTCGTGGTCAACGCGGCGCTGGCGCGGCTCGAGGCCCACAAGGCCGAGCCGACGCTGCTGTTCCTGGGCACCGTCGACACCCACGGCCCGTGGGTCGCGCGGCGCCCGTGGATCGATCGCTACTCCGATCCGTCGTACCGCGGCCCGTTCGTGGTCGGCGGCACCGCGGCCGCGCTCGGCATCGTCCCCGGGCAGATGGGCTGCACGATCGTGCCGCCGCCGGCCGACGTCGAGCGCCTGCGCGCGATCTACGACTCGGCGATCAGCTACCACGACGCGCGGCTCGGCGACCTGGTCGCGGCGCTGCAGGCGCATGGGCATCTACGAGCAGACGATGATCATCGTCACCGCCGATCACGGCGAGGAGCTGTTCGAGGACGGGCGCTGCGGCCACGGCGGCTCGCTGCGCGAGACGCTGGTGCGGGTGCCGCTGTTGATCCACTACCCGCCGCGGATCGCGCCGGGCGTGGTCGACGAGGGCGTCGAGCAGGTCGACGTGCTGCCGACGATCCTCGACGCGATCGGCGCCGACGTGCCGCCGGCGCTGCAGGGCCAGTCGCTGGCGCCGCTGGCGGCCGGGGTCGGGCGCGGGTGGCCGCGGCCGTCGTACGCGTCGCAGTTCGAGTACGCCCACACGATGCGGATCGGGCGCTGGAAGCTCAAGGTCGGCAAGCGCGGCGTGCCGACCACCCTCGACGTCGTCGGCGATCCCGACGAGCGCATCGACCAGTCGACGACCCGGCCGGCGGTGCGGCGGCTCTTGACCGACGCGCTCGGCCTGTTCCTGGCGACCCGCACGCACTGGCACAAGCGCTCGATGGGCGTGGTCACGAACCTGGCGCCGGGCGCCGCCGCGCTGCTCGAGCAGGCGCCGTGAGGCCCGCGCTGCTCGCGCTGGCGCTGGTCGCGTGCGCCGGCCCGGCCCGGGATCCGCGCCGGTCGCGGCCGCCGGTCGCGGTCGACGCCGGGGTCGAGGCGCCGCCGATCGACGCGCCGCCGCCGCCGCACTGGCTGCGCGGCTCGACCCACGTCCACGCCGCCCCGTCGGGTGACTCGTCGACCGATCCGGCCGCGGTGATGGCCTGGTACCGGCGCCACGGCTACGACTTCATCGTCCTCACCGATCACAACCGCGTCACGATCCCCGGCGTCGATCCGGGCGGGCGCGGCGCCGCCGACGACGGGCTCCTGGTCATCGCCGGCACCGAGCTCACCTACAACCCGGGCGCGTGCAGTGAGCCCGAGCCCCCGCCGGGCGGCAAGTGCCGCATCCACGTCAACGTGCTCGGCGTGACCGCCCGCCCCGAGGGCAAGCTCGAGTGGGCCGATCGCGCCGCCCGCGATCGCCGCGCCATGTACCGCGCCGCGCTGACCGAGGCCGCGCGCCTCGACGGGCTGCCGCAGCTCAACCACCCGCAGTGGCACTGGGGCATGACCGCGGCGCTGCTGGCCGACCTGGCCGGCGACGGCTTCGCGCTGGTCGAGATCGCCAACGTCCAGTTCGGCGCGTGGAACGCGGGCGACGGCGACCACCCGTCGATGGAGGCGATCTGGGACGGCGCGCTGGGCGCCGGCGCGCGGATCTGGGGCGTGGCCTCGGACGACGCCCACGCCTACGACGGCGTCGGGCGCTACCCGGCCGGCGGCGCCTGGGTCGTCGTCGACGCCGCCCGCGATCCCCAGGCCATCGTCGCCGCGCTGGCGGCCGGGCGGTTCTACGCGTCGACCGGCGTCACGCTGGCCCGGGCCGGCGTCGTCGGCGACCAGCTCGAGGTCGCGATCGACGGGGACGCCGCCGGCCACACGATCCAGTTCATCGTCGACGGACGCGTCGTCGCGACCGCGCGCGACGCGACCGCCCACTACCCGATCCCGCCGGCGCCCAGCTACGTGCGGGCCGTGGTCACGCGCGCCGACGGCGCCCGCGCCTGGGTCCAGCCCGCGCGTCGGTGACCGCGGGCCGCGATCACACCGGCATCAGGCCGTGCTGGATCGCGAACCGGGTGATGTCGGAGTTGTTGCGCAGGCGCAGCTTCTTGAGCACGTGGCCGCGGTGGGTGTCGACGGTCTTGACGCTGATCGACAGCATCTCGGCGATCTCGCGGTTGGTCTTGCCGGCCGCCAGGTACTCCATCACCTGGAACTCGCGCGACGACAGGATCTGCGCCGGGTGATCGCTGCGCTTCTTGGTCAGCGCGACCTCGACGTCGGCGGGCATGACGCGCTCGCCGCGGTGGACGCGGTCGATCGCGTCGAGCAGCTCGTCGAGGTTGGCCGACTTCTTGACGTAGCCCGCGGCGCCGGCGCGGATCGCGCGCACGCCGTGGGCCTCGTCCTCGTGCATCGTCAAGATGATGGTGCGGGTCGTGGTCCCGAGCACGGCCAGATCGGCGAGCGCGGCGATGCCGTCCTTCTCCGGCATCGTGACGTCCATCAGCAGCACGTCGGGCGTGGCGCGCCCGACCATCGCCACCGCCTCGGTGCCGGTCGAGGCCAGGCCGACGACCTCGATCTGTCCGCTGGCGACCAGCATCTTGGCTAGCGCTTCGCGAATCAGGGTGTGGTCTTCGGCGATCACGACACGGATCATAGATTCCTCGACGGCAAGCTCGACCAAGGACAACCTACCACGTCGCCAGGGACACACGACCCCTGGACGGTTAGCGGTGGGCTCCCGGGGACCGATCGCGGCCGTTGATCCCCGCGAGCAGATCGCTACACTGCCGCCGAGCCGGCGTGTCCAGTCCTCCCCCCGATCCCGCGGTCCCGGTCCAACTCGGTGAGTTCACACTCCTCGGCGTGCTCGGCGAGGGCGGCAGCGCCACCGTCTACGACGCCCGCTGGGGCCATCGCACCGTCGCGCTCAAGGTGATCCGCACCGACCTGGCGACGGCCGAGCGCCAGCGGTTCGTCGACGAAGCCCGCCTGCTCATGGAGATGGCCCACCCGGGCGTGGTGAAGGTGCTGGCGGCCGGGACCTTGCCCGACGGCCGCGCCTACCTGGCGATGGAGAAGCTGCCGGGCACGACCCTGGGCGAGCGCCTGGGCCAGGGGCCGGTGCCCCTGCGGCAAGCGGTCGCGCTGTTCGAGCAGGTGTGCGAGGCGGTCGCCGCGATGCACGCCGCCGGGCTCCTCCACCGCGATCTCAAGCCCGAGAACGTCATGCTGGTCGACAGCGCCGGCACCCTGCACGCCGTGCTCCTGGATTTCGGCATCGCCAAGGCCATGGTCGACGGCGTCGTCACGCTGACCGAGACCGGCCAGGTCCGCGGCACCCCGGCGTACATGGCGCCCGAGCGGTTCTTCGGCTCGCCGGCGTCGGTGGCGACCGACATCTACGAGCTGGCGGTCACCCTGTTCGCGATGGTGGCCGGGCGGCTGCCGTGGGACGACACCGCCGATCCCGACGTGCGGCTCAACCCGGCGCGGCTCGGCGACCTGGCCGAGGTGCCGGCGGCCCTCGACGAGGAGGTCGCCCGCGCGCTGTCGACCCGGGCCGCCAATCGACCGCCCGACGTGCTGGCCTTGCGCGAGCGCGTCCGCCGGGCCGCGGGGCTGGGCGGCGCGCCGGCCGGGCGGGTGACCGCGCCGGTCGAGCTGCCGCTGGCGGCGACGGTGACCGCGGCGGCGGTCTCGACCCCGGGCCAGCCGTGGCGGCAGCTCGGCGGCGCCGCGACCACCGGCTCGGCATCATCGGGTGAGCGGGTCGAACTGACGCCGCCGACGCGCGCGCGCCGGCGCCGCTGGCCCTGGCTGGTCGCGGGCCTCGCGGTCGCAGGCGTCGCCGGGACGATCGGGTTCGTGGCGGCGCGGTCGCCCCAGGTCACCGGGACCCGCGCGGCCGCCGATCCCTGGGCGCTCGGCGCCTCGACCTCGGCGGGCTCGATCGAGCCCGATCCGCCGGGGCAAGCGCCCCCGCTGGTGGCGCGGCTCGAGCTCACGCCGGCGCGGCGGGCCGAGCTGCGGGCCGAGCTGGGCGCCGCGCTGAGCCACCACAGCCCCGAGGCGTCGGCGGTGGTCGGCGTCATGATCGCCGAGGTGCGCGCCAGCGCCGAGCTGGCGCCGGTGCTGGCCCGGGCCGGCGAGTCGGCGGCGCTGACCCAGATGCGCATGCTGTTCGTCGGCACGTGCGAGCTCGATCTGTCGGCGCGCGGCGACTGGCTGTCGCTGGCGCTGATCGAGCGGCCGGGCGCGCTGCTCAACGAGTGGGAGCTGATCGTCCGCGGCAGCTGGACCCGGGCCGAGCTCGAGCCGTGCCTGGGCAAGGGCCGCCCCGGCACGATCGCGCGCATGGCCGCGCCCGGCCTCGACGGTCAGCCGATCACCGCGATCCCGACCGACGCCGCGCCCCAGCTGGTGGGCTGGCTCGACGATCACACGTTCATCGCCACGACCCGGGAGGTCGACGCCGCCGCGCTGGCGCCGCGGCTGCGCCCGCGCACCACCGCGCCCAGCGCCATCGACGAGATCGGCTCGCGGATCGACCGCCAGGCCTCGGCCTGGCTGCTCGGCACCAAGGCCGCGGTCGCCAAGAACATCGACACGGCCGATCTGGCCGCCGACTTCAGCGCGCGCCTCGAGCTGGGCGACGACGGCCTCGCCGCGGCGGTGGCGCTGTACCAGACCGACCGCAAGCGCGCCGACAAGACCCAGGCTGCGGCCGAGGAGCTGCTCGGCAAGTTCAAGGAGGATGCGCTCTTGCGCCTGGCGATCCCCGAGCTGGCGATCGAGCGCGACGGCGCCACCGTGCGCATGCGCGGGCGCCTGCCGGTCGGGCTCCTCGAGAAGCTCGGCCTCGAGCTCGCCGCCGCGCTGCCCTGACGGGTTGTCGGGCGGAGGTCGATCGTGCGATATCCGCGCCGGTGACCTCAAGCCCTCTCACGATCGGCATCGCCGGCGGCACCGGCTCTGGCAAGTCGACCGTGGCGGCCAAGATCGCCGCGGCCACGCCGCCCGGGCGGTGCGCGGTCCTCGACCACGACGCCTACTACCGCGACCAGGCGCACCTGTCGGCCACGGCCCGGGCCGAGATCAACTACGACCACCCGTCGTCGCTCGAGAGCACGCTCCTGGCCGAGCACCTGGCCGAGCTCAAGGCCGGCCGCGCGGTCGACGTGCCGCTCTACGACTTCCGGACCCACACCCGGCGCGCCGAGACCCGCCGGGTCGAGCCGGCGCCGCTGATCGTCGTCGAGGGCATCCTGGTGTTCGTCGAGGCGTGCCTGCGCGACCAGCTCGACATCAAGATCTTCGTCGACACCGACGCCGACATCCGGCTGATGCGCCGCATCCGCCGCGATCTCGAGCAGCGCGGCCGCAGCTTCCAGTCGGTGCGCGACCAGTACTACGCGACGGTGCGGCCGATGCACATCGAGTACGTCGAGCCGTCGAAGCGCTGGGCCGATCTGATCGTGCCGGAGGGCGGCGACAACCGGGTCGCGCTCGACGTGCTGCTCGGCGCGCTCGGCCGGGTCGCCTACGGCGTCTGACCGCGGGCCCGCCGCGCCGCGGTCACGGCGTGGCGGGCGCGGTCACCGCTTGCCGGGCGTCGGCGGCGTGGCGGGCGCGGGCGGACCGAGCACGCTCAGCAGGCGTCGGTGCGAGTTCTGGGTCGGGGCGCCGCCGGCGCAGTCCCGGGCCTTCTTCTCGCCGCAGCGCGCGTCCTTGTCGACGAACTTGCGCTTGCCGCACGGGCGCAGGTAGCTCATCACGTCGCTGCACAGGTACTCGTGGTCGAGGCCGTACGCGTGGGCGACCTCCATCGCCAGGGTCTCGCACACGCCCTGGGCCTGGTGGCTCTGGGTCGCGGCGAACGCGAACACCACCGCGCGCGGGATGACCTCGCCCGAGAACGGCGCCAGCCCCGCGACCTGCGCGTCCTTGACGCCGATGTCCTTGGGGCGCCCGCCGACCGCGACCAGGATGTGCTCGGGCGTGGTCGGCGGCTGATCGGTCACGACCACGTCGAACGGCGCGAACATCTTCTGGACGCACGCGACCAGATCCTTCCAGCCCTTGGCCGTGCCCTTCCAGCCCGGCACCGATCGCGGCAGGTCGCCCTGGTGCGCGATCACGCTC carries:
- a CDS encoding CehA/McbA family metallohydrolase, whose product is MTRGRGPARVASVALLVTIGTIGCRDRGKARPSVDDAAVAVAEVADGGPAVGLDAAAAPVAVRPEHAGFALGDNLLTSHRIVDGDLVIDAGSIGFARYTRFDLPSARWRLRQVVLGQRVAVATRGGSIEVPLSAVQAEAATGLAVRLVADRAHKVTVRAGLRTLGRLDVAVGDAWYALPTPAGTWRDGENPIVFDGAVAVATVRITADAARAAADDDPLAHVGWDVPTRTLALDRGAGVAWYVHLPADAHLVATVPAPCRVEVEARTDDGTRVAGLLGGGADRVELSGVGDRPVRLALTALDCPRAALADPVITVPGAPATVPTPGPPARYVVLWIMDALRADRVRTFTPGARAEVPNFDTLAQTGAVFRQYYVHGNESQTSHASLWTGTYPAIHNVRQAGVGGSWRIPRRLAVLGELVAAAGLQPIAVTGNGFVTDSGGYGRGFVEFRNMMREKGVINGYLPGRLVVNAALARLEAHKAEPTLLFLGTVDTHGPWVARRPWIDRYSDPSYRGPFVVGGTAAALGIVPGQMGCTIVPPPADVERLRAIYDSAISYHDARLGDLVAALQAHGHLRADDDHRHRRSRRGAVRGRALRPRRLAARDAGAGAAVDPLPAADRAGRGRRGRRAGRRAADDPRRDRRRRAAGAAGPVAGAAGGRGRARVAAAVVRVAVRVRPHDADRALEAQGRQARRADHPRRRRRSRRAHRPVDDPAGGAAALDRRARPVPGDPHALAQALDGRGHEPGAGRRRAARAGAVRPALLALALVACAGPARDPRRSRPPVAVDAGVEAPPIDAPPPPHWLRGSTHVHAAPSGDSSTDPAAVMAWYRRHGYDFIVLTDHNRVTIPGVDPGGRGAADDGLLVIAGTELTYNPGACSEPEPPPGGKCRIHVNVLGVTARPEGKLEWADRAARDRRAMYRAALTEAARLDGLPQLNHPQWHWGMTAALLADLAGDGFALVEIANVQFGAWNAGDGDHPSMEAIWDGALGAGARIWGVASDDAHAYDGVGRYPAGGAWVVVDAARDPQAIVAALAAGRFYASTGVTLARAGVVGDQLEVAIDGDAAGHTIQFIVDGRVVATARDATAHYPIPPAPSYVRAVVTRADGARAWVQPARR
- a CDS encoding response regulator transcription factor, producing MIAEDHTLIREALAKMLVASGQIEVVGLASTGTEAVAMVGRATPDVLLMDVTMPEKDGIAALADLAVLGTTTRTIILTMHEDEAHGVRAIRAGAAGYVKKSANLDELLDAIDRVHRGERVMPADVEVALTKKRSDHPAQILSSREFQVMEYLAAGKTNREIAEMLSISVKTVDTHRGHVLKKLRLRNNSDITRFAIQHGLMPV
- the udk gene encoding uridine kinase, giving the protein MTSSPLTIGIAGGTGSGKSTVAAKIAAATPPGRCAVLDHDAYYRDQAHLSATARAEINYDHPSSLESTLLAEHLAELKAGRAVDVPLYDFRTHTRRAETRRVEPAPLIVVEGILVFVEACLRDQLDIKIFVDTDADIRLMRRIRRDLEQRGRSFQSVRDQYYATVRPMHIEYVEPSKRWADLIVPEGGDNRVALDVLLGALGRVAYGV
- a CDS encoding serine/threonine protein kinase, translated to MSSPPPDPAVPVQLGEFTLLGVLGEGGSATVYDARWGHRTVALKVIRTDLATAERQRFVDEARLLMEMAHPGVVKVLAAGTLPDGRAYLAMEKLPGTTLGERLGQGPVPLRQAVALFEQVCEAVAAMHAAGLLHRDLKPENVMLVDSAGTLHAVLLDFGIAKAMVDGVVTLTETGQVRGTPAYMAPERFFGSPASVATDIYELAVTLFAMVAGRLPWDDTADPDVRLNPARLGDLAEVPAALDEEVARALSTRAANRPPDVLALRERVRRAAGLGGAPAGRVTAPVELPLAATVTAAAVSTPGQPWRQLGGAATTGSASSGERVELTPPTRARRRRWPWLVAGLAVAGVAGTIGFVAARSPQVTGTRAAADPWALGASTSAGSIEPDPPGQAPPLVARLELTPARRAELRAELGAALSHHSPEASAVVGVMIAEVRASAELAPVLARAGESAALTQMRMLFVGTCELDLSARGDWLSLALIERPGALLNEWELIVRGSWTRAELEPCLGKGRPGTIARMAAPGLDGQPITAIPTDAAPQLVGWLDDHTFIATTREVDAAALAPRLRPRTTAPSAIDEIGSRIDRQASAWLLGTKAAVAKNIDTADLAADFSARLELGDDGLAAAVALYQTDRKRADKTQAAAEELLGKFKEDALLRLAIPELAIERDGATVRMRGRLPVGLLEKLGLELAAALP